In Sphingomonas sp. R1, a single genomic region encodes these proteins:
- a CDS encoding MFS transporter has product MAGRTAETPPVPPSRRVATPTMLAYGFGAAAYGVKDFCFVTFLLLFYNQVVGLPAAQVGFVIMCALLFDAFVDPAIGMLSDRTRSRWGRRHPWMYAAWLPIAVGWLFLWNPPTSWSQGALLGWLFVSAVVVRTAVSAFEVPSQALSPELSSDYEERTRIMAYRFLFGWGGGMAMLMLSYGWFLAERTGQPHGQFDRAGYPGFAIGGAALMVVAILGSALGTHREIKNLPPVEIEPQPLRQSIAELFATLRNPAFLVLMTAALAYFVAQGISFSMSNYLYAHVWRFGNLAFQLLGATLFLGVVLAFLLAPRLARWLGKPTAATIALVGAVLLLAAPYVLRLVGLFPAPGDPLLLPVLFTIFTVNATFAVSSTMLGASMLADVVEHSEVETGRRSEGVFFAGFFFVQKCSSGLGIFATGLILSVSGFPDGAKPGTVPDAVIDRFTLIFCAVYLLLGGIAAFFYRRFPFGKAEHAARLAQLGARAD; this is encoded by the coding sequence ATGGCAGGTCGCACCGCCGAAACCCCGCCCGTACCGCCCAGCCGGCGCGTGGCGACGCCGACGATGCTCGCCTATGGCTTCGGCGCGGCGGCGTACGGGGTGAAGGACTTCTGCTTCGTCACGTTCCTGCTGCTCTTCTACAACCAAGTGGTGGGGTTGCCCGCGGCGCAGGTCGGCTTCGTGATCATGTGCGCGCTGCTGTTCGACGCGTTCGTCGATCCGGCGATCGGCATGCTGTCGGACCGGACTCGCAGCCGCTGGGGGCGGCGCCATCCCTGGATGTATGCCGCCTGGCTGCCGATCGCGGTGGGCTGGCTGTTCCTGTGGAATCCGCCGACAAGCTGGAGTCAGGGCGCGCTGCTCGGCTGGCTGTTCGTCTCCGCCGTGGTGGTGCGCACCGCCGTCTCCGCCTTCGAGGTGCCGTCGCAGGCGCTGAGCCCCGAGCTCTCCTCCGACTATGAGGAGCGCACCCGGATCATGGCCTATCGCTTCCTGTTCGGCTGGGGTGGGGGCATGGCGATGCTGATGCTCTCCTATGGCTGGTTCCTTGCCGAGCGGACCGGCCAGCCGCACGGCCAGTTCGACCGCGCCGGCTATCCCGGCTTCGCCATCGGCGGGGCGGCGCTGATGGTGGTGGCGATCCTCGGCTCGGCGCTGGGCACGCACCGCGAGATCAAGAATCTCCCGCCGGTGGAGATCGAACCCCAGCCGCTGCGCCAGAGCATCGCCGAGCTGTTCGCCACGCTGCGCAACCCGGCCTTCCTGGTGCTGATGACCGCGGCGCTCGCCTATTTCGTGGCGCAGGGCATCAGCTTCTCGATGTCCAATTACCTCTACGCCCATGTCTGGCGCTTCGGGAACCTCGCCTTCCAGCTGCTCGGTGCGACCTTGTTCCTGGGCGTCGTCCTCGCCTTCCTGCTCGCGCCGCGGCTCGCCCGCTGGCTGGGCAAGCCGACTGCGGCGACCATCGCGCTGGTCGGCGCGGTGCTGCTGCTTGCCGCACCCTATGTCCTCCGCCTGGTCGGCCTGTTCCCGGCGCCCGGCGATCCGCTGCTGCTGCCGGTGCTGTTCACCATCTTCACCGTCAATGCGACCTTCGCGGTTTCCTCCACCATGCTCGGGGCCTCGATGCTCGCCGATGTGGTCGAGCACAGCGAGGTCGAGACCGGGCGGCGTTCCGAGGGCGTGTTCTTCGCCGGCTTCTTCTTCGTCCAGAAATGCTCGAGCGGGCTCGGCATCTTCGCGACCGGCCTGATCCTCAGCGTCTCCGGCTTCCCCGACGGCGCCAAGCCGGGGACGGTGCCGGATGCGGTGATCGACCGGTTCACGCTGATCTTCTGCGCCGTCTACCTGCTGCTCGGCGGCATCGCTGCGTTCTTCTACCGCCGCTTTCCCTTCGGCAAGGCGGAGCATGCCGCCCGGCTGGCGCAGCTCGGCGCGCGGGCCGACTGA